Sequence from the Castanea sativa cultivar Marrone di Chiusa Pesio chromosome 12, ASM4071231v1 genome:
agtattaAAGTCTGGTTGCCCATAAGAGGTTGCAACAACAACTCGTATTTTCCGTCAACCCAACTAATGGAATGCTGACAAAAGAATGAGATCAAAGACtttaagggtccatttggttaggatgatggaaaagtgggagaatagaaaatgtAGAGATGATGGAAAAgttggaggatagaaaagattttattttctctcatttgtgtttggttgcaagggtgaaaaagtggagggatgaaaaacttttttgtttggttaaaaaaaagtttgtataaatttaccattatgtctctattaaataaaacaaaaagtaacgcattatacttttaaaaaattgtgtatagatggACACttcattaaagtttttttttttaaaaaaaaaaaaaaaaaaagaaagctagCATAAGAAATTAACCCAAaactgttttctaaaaaaaagaacaaaaaccaaccaaaattaatgagaaaataaacaacGAGcgcccaaaaaagaagaagaagaagaagtcaagCACgttagtaaacaaaaaaaaaaaagccaagcATGTTAGTAAacagagaaaaacaaaaaaaaaaatcaaagaaaaaaaaaagaagaagccaagcACGTTAGTAAACCGAGAAagaataaaatcaaagaaaaaaaagaaaaaaagagaagtcaACACATTGGAGGTGAAGTCCAACGACAGAGGTATTTTTAGAAGCTCATTTTATGAGTTTTCCCCTCTCAATTTTttctccattaaaaaaaaaaaaaaaaaaaactttttgatgaGCTTCGAGGAGATTTACCTGGGACCCATCAtatattttccttcttctcctctccatccaaccaaacacacttcaaaaaaaaatttcttattttctctccaaagtttttcaACCACCTTGTTTCCCTCTAAACAAACACATCCTAGAGAGTCAGCTTGAATTTTACCCCtgtttaatctttttttattatttattatttattattcttttatgttttgCATGGAGCTATCGCTATAAATAGTTTATTATGCTGGGGATTCTAAGACTGAGAGCTTATTAAGTAATTGGAAACATTCTTGTTGCACAGAATTTTCTAGCTGTGCTTCCTCTCTTCTTGATCCTAGCTAATTTTAATTGCTCTTCATAGGCGATGATAAAGGTCATGGGTGGAAGGTCCCTAAAACTTCTCTATGCGTTTTTAACGCTTTTCCTACATTTGAAACCAGCCCTTGGATTCACTTCAGGTGTTGGAAATGGCAGCGTTTTGTGCATAGAGAAGGAGAGACAAGCCCTCCTTGAGTTCAAAAAAGGCTTTGTTGAAGGCCATAAGGGCAGGCTCTCTTCGTGGGGGAGTGAAGATGAGAAGAATTGCTGCAATTGGGATGGAGTTTACTGCAACAGCCAAACAAGCCATGTAATTGAGCTACACCTTTATTCCTATGGTTTGCGAGGTATGATTAGTCCTTCATTACTTGAGTTGCCTTATTTGACTTCTCTGGATCTCAGTTACAATGATTTCAATCAAAGCCATATTCCAAAGTTTTTGGGTTCTCTCAGTAATTTAAAACACCTCGATCTCTCTTCGGCCAATCTCAATGGACCGATTCCACATCAACTTGGAAACCTCTCACTCTTGCAAAATCTCTATCTCCATGATAATGATTTGAAAATTGTTGAAAATCTAGAATGGCTCTCTCGTTTGTCGTTAATAGAAAACCTTGACCTAACATCCACAAATCTCAGTGTAGCCAATGATTGGCTGGAAGTTGTGAGTCATCTCCCGAAACTATCACAGTTGATATTGGAAAGTTGTGATCTTCCTCCTGTCACCGATCTCTCATCTCTCCCTCATGTCAACTTTTCCAAATCTCTCACTGTAATTGATCTTTCTACTAACCGTGTCACTCAATCAATATTTCCGTGGTTGTTCAACTATAGTACTAGCTTGGTTTGGATTGAACTCTCTGATAATCAGTTAGGAGGTTCAATTCCAGATGCTTCCGGTAACATGAATTCTCTTAAAGTTCTCTCTCTTTATGAGAATCAACTTGAAGGAGGCATTCCAAAATTCTTTGGTAACATGTGTGCTTTACAGACTTTGCGTATAGAGAACAACAAACTCAGTGGACAACTGGCAGAGCTCATCCATAACTTGTCTGGGTGTGTGCAATACTCATTAACAACCATGTTTTTAGATGGGAATCAATTGAAGGGGTCAGTGCCAAAAAGCATCGGAAACCTATCTGCGCTACAAAGTTTGCATCTTGGTTCCAATCTTTTGGAAGGTGAAATCTCAgaacaacatttttcaaatcTTTCCAAATTAGTGGAATTGTCGTTATCTCATAATTCTTTGACTTTTAATTTCAGCAATGATTGGGTGCCCCCTTTCCAATTGGTTACCTTAGATTTGTCATTTTGTAACTTGGGTCCTGATTTCCCAAAATGGTTACGTACTCAAGTAACTCAGCCACCCTTTGGATACCTCGATATCTCCCATAACGGAATTTCAGATACCATCCCTTCGTGGTTTTGGTACAAAATTGCATCCTTTTCTATAAATCTCTCCTACAACCAAATTAGGGGCACGTTGCCAAATGAACCACTTGAGAATACCATATATATCTTAAATCTCTCCAACAATAAGTTTTCGGggattttaaataattttctatgCTCCACTTCGGTGCAAAACTTGATTTACCTTGATCTCTCAAACAACCAGCTATCTGGAGGCCTTGATGTTTGTTTCGGTCAATTGCCAGAATTAAGAGTTCTAAATTTGGCCAGCAATAATTTTTCTGGACAAATTCCCGACTCTGTGGGCTCTTTGATAGAACTTAAAGTATTAGATTTGAGCAACAACAACTTCTTGGGAGAATTGCCATTGTCATTACAAAATTGCACAAAGTTGTCATTTATAAATCTGAGAGACAATTCATTTTCGGGAAAGCTACCAGCTGGGATGGGAGAAAGCCTATTATCTTTGATCATTCTTG
This genomic interval carries:
- the LOC142620965 gene encoding receptor-like protein EIX2 — translated: MIKVMGGRSLKLLYAFLTLFLHLKPALGFTSGVGNGSVLCIEKERQALLEFKKGFVEGHKGRLSSWGSEDEKNCCNWDGVYCNSQTSHVIELHLYSYGLRGMISPSLLELPYLTSLDLSYNDFNQSHIPKFLGSLSNLKHLDLSSANLNGPIPHQLGNLSLLQNLYLHDNDLKIVENLEWLSRLSLIENLDLTSTNLSVANDWLEVVSHLPKLSQLILESCDLPPVTDLSSLPHVNFSKSLTVIDLSTNRVTQSIFPWLFNYSTSLVWIELSDNQLGGSIPDASGNMNSLKVLSLYENQLEGGIPKFFGNMCALQTLRIENNKLSGQLAELIHNLSGCVQYSLTTMFLDGNQLKGSVPKSIGNLSALQSLHLGSNLLEGEISEQHFSNLSKLVELSLSHNSLTFNFSNDWVPPFQLVTLDLSFCNLGPDFPKWLRTQVTQPPFGYLDISHNGISDTIPSWFWYKIASFSINLSYNQIRGTLPNEPLENTIYILNLSNNKFSGILNNFLCSTSVQNLIYLDLSNNQLSGGLDVCFGQLPELRVLNLASNNFSGQIPDSVGSLIELKVLDLSNNNFLGELPLSLQNCTKLSFINLRDNSFSGKLPAGMGESLLSLIILDLHSNKFHGCIPLQLCRLAHIQFFDLSQNNISGNIPRCLYNLTAMAFKNINNMSTHIAAGANIDGTQVTFNIGSGGSSNYVFNTIVSWKGQSYVYGKNFGEMRSIDLSSNKLIGEIPAEIFNLTELKTLNLAGNMLTGLIPKEIGRLKQIESLDLSRNQLFGSIPASIADLNFLSFLNLSYNKLSGRIPTGTQIQITNPSGFIGNLALCGPPLTPKCLGDVEPNAKSPKGGSKNNQEDEDEFLKCLYIGMGLGFMVGFWGVCGSLMLNRSWRHLYFRTISNSNDWLYVTMIVNVARLQRMFQD